From Frateuria aurantia DSM 6220, one genomic window encodes:
- the zapA gene encoding cell division protein ZapA produces MAATDGKVISSVEVLGTSYQFEVAGDEVELLQASTALLNRTLGSISGPARALADDRERLTLAALRLCRQQLLEQRQQQQQMQRLQQQLAVMQAALDPI; encoded by the coding sequence TTGGCGGCGACAGACGGCAAGGTGATTTCCTCGGTCGAGGTGCTGGGAACCAGCTACCAGTTCGAGGTGGCAGGTGATGAGGTCGAGCTGTTGCAAGCCTCGACCGCCCTGCTGAACCGGACCCTGGGATCGATCTCGGGTCCGGCGCGGGCCCTGGCCGATGACCGGGAGCGCCTGACCTTGGCGGCGCTGCGTCTGTGCCGTCAGCAACTGCTTGAACAGCGTCAGCAGCAGCAGCAGATGCAACGCCTGCAACAGCAGCTGGCGGTGATGCAGGCCGCGCTGGATCCGATCTGA
- the hemB gene encoding porphobilinogen synthase — protein sequence MSYPTTRMRRMRRHAFSRAMMREHTLLPSDLIMVAFVREGEGQREPVPSMPGVERLSIDELLKLAGECVRLGIPALALFPSAGDAVKTEDGREAWNPDGLFQRACRQLKAAYPELGLIGDAALDPYTTHGQDGIIDENGYVMNEPTIEALIKMSLAQAEAGMDFIAPSDMMDGRIGAIRDALEEAGYIHTRIMAYSAKYASAFYGPFRDAVGSSASLGKADKHTYQMDVANSDEALREVELDLQEGADAVMVKPGMPYLDVLRRVKDAFGAPTFVYQVSGEYAMLKAAVQNGWLDEKAVVLESLTAFKRAGADGILTYYAIDAARWLRGED from the coding sequence ATGAGTTACCCCACCACCCGGATGCGGCGCATGCGCCGTCACGCTTTCTCGCGCGCCATGATGCGCGAACACACTCTGCTGCCCAGCGACCTGATCATGGTCGCCTTCGTTCGCGAAGGTGAAGGCCAGCGTGAACCGGTGCCCTCGATGCCGGGTGTCGAGCGTCTGTCCATCGATGAGCTGCTGAAACTCGCCGGCGAGTGCGTGCGTCTGGGCATTCCCGCGCTGGCCTTGTTTCCCTCCGCGGGCGACGCCGTGAAAACCGAGGACGGGCGTGAAGCCTGGAATCCGGACGGGCTGTTCCAGCGCGCCTGCCGTCAGCTGAAGGCGGCTTATCCGGAACTGGGCCTGATCGGCGATGCAGCGCTGGATCCTTATACCACCCATGGTCAGGACGGCATCATCGACGAGAACGGCTATGTGATGAACGAGCCGACCATCGAGGCGCTGATCAAGATGTCGCTGGCCCAGGCCGAGGCCGGCATGGATTTCATCGCGCCTTCGGACATGATGGACGGTCGCATCGGCGCCATCCGCGATGCGCTGGAGGAAGCCGGTTACATCCACACCCGGATCATGGCCTATTCGGCCAAATACGCCTCGGCCTTCTATGGCCCGTTCCGTGATGCGGTCGGTTCGTCCGCCAGCCTGGGCAAGGCCGACAAGCACACCTACCAGATGGACGTTGCCAACAGCGATGAAGCCCTGCGTGAGGTCGAGCTGGATCTGCAGGAAGGTGCTGATGCGGTGATGGTCAAGCCCGGCATGCCGTATCTGGATGTGCTGCGCCGTGTCAAGGACGCCTTTGGCGCGCCGACCTTTGTCTACCAGGTCAGTGGTGAATACGCGATGCTGAAGGCCGCCGTGCAGAATGGCTGGCTGGATGAAAAGGCAGTGGTGCTGGAGTCGCTGACGGCCTTCAAGCGCGCCGGTGCCGATGGCATTCTGACCTATTACGCGATCGATGCCGCGCGCTGGCTGCGCGGCGAAGACTGA